The Bradyrhizobium oligotrophicum S58 genome contains the following window.
CCTATGCCGAGTTCGGCCGCGCCCGCGAGCGCCTGGTCGCGGCGCGCAAGGAAATCGCGACCTGCGCCATCTCCGGCGCGGTCGGCACCTTCGCGCAGATCGATCCCCGCGTGGAGGAGCACGTCGCCAAGGCGATGGGTCTCAGCCCCGAGCCGATCTCGACGCAGGTGATTCCGCGCGACCGCCACGCGATGTTCTTTGCAACCCTTGGCGTCATCGCCTCTTCCGTGGAGCGCCTGGCGACCGAAGTGCGCCATCTGCAGCGCACCGAGGTGCTCGAAGCCGAGGAGTTCTTCTCGGAGGGACAGAAGGGCTCGTCGGCGATGCCGCACAAGCGCAACCCGGTGCTGTCGGAGAACCTCACCGGCCTCGCCCGCATGGTGCGCGCCTATGTGACCCCGGCGATGGAGAACGTCGTGCTGTGGCACGAGCGCGACATCTCGCACTCGTCGGTCGAGCGCATGATCGGCCCCGACGCCACCGTGACGCTCGACTTCGCGCTGGTGCGCCTCGCCGGCCTGATCGAGAAGCTGCTCGTCTATCCCGCCAACATGGCTAAGAACCTCGACCGCCTTGGCGGCCTTGTGCACTCGCAGCGCGTGCTGATCGCGCTGACCCAGAAGGGCGCAAGCCGCGAGGACTCCTACAAGCTCGTCCAGCGCAACGCGATGCCGGTATGGCGCGGCGAAGGCGACTTCCGCACCTTGCTCAAGGCCGACACCGAGGTGAAGAAGTATCTGACGGATGCCGAAATCGACGAGCAGTTCGACCTCGGCTACCACCTGAAGCACGTCGACACGATCTTCAAGCGCGTGTTCGGGTAAGGCTGATCGCGCGTCGAGCAGGCGGACGCCGCGTCAGTCCGCCTCCTCGCACTTGTCCTGCTTGACCTTGAACATCTTCCGGAACTGAGTCTCGAGCGCGCTCCGCATCGCTTCCATCTTCTTCTCGCCGGTATTGCGGAGGTTGTAGTTGATAGCGCAATTGCTCCAGCCGAAATTGACCAGGTAGATCCGCATGCGCTCCTGTCCGTCCGGCCTCTGCGCTTCGGCGGCATAGCGGGCGGCGCAGGCCTTCGGACTGGCGTTGTTGGCGCAGCCCTGATCGACGGTCTGGCGAAACATCTGCTGCAGGTCGGTCTTGCCCTCGATCGCATCGACGAACCGCGCGCAGGCGGCGGCGGGCTGATAGTCGCGCAGCGCCGAGGCCGTCTTGAAGCTGCGGGTCTGCGCCAGATCGAAATCGCAGCTGTCCTTCAGCTCCGCGATCCTGGCCCGGCGATAGTCGTCGATGCCGGGCAGCGCGATGAATTCGAGCCGCGCGGCGGCATCGAGCGTGGCCTTGCAGGTGCGGTCGATCTTGTCGGGGTCGAGCGCCGCGACCGCCTTCGGCTCGAACGCCGGCAACGTGCCCGGGGACTCGAAATCGGACGGGCCGAACAGTAGACGCGTGGTGTTGCGCAGCCGCGTCTCGTCGTGCTTGGCGGGATCGTACCGGACCGTGAAACGGCAGCCGCTGTCCCAGGACATCGTGCGCTCGGCCGCACTAGCGCCCGCGCCACCGATCGTGACGGCGGCGAACGCCAGGCGTGCGATCCATCCGGTCCAGCTTCGTCGCGTCATGGCACTCCTCGCAGGCGACCTATGCCCGCATCCTACCCTGTCCCGGCGCCAACGCTAGCCCGTGCCGCGCACCATCCGAAGCGCGACGTCGTCACGCTTGATGCGGTGATGCCAGACCGCAGCGATCTTCAAGCGCGTGTTCGGTAACAGAGCGCGCAGCTACAGCTTCTTCAACGAGACGGCCGCATTGCCCTTGTTGTTGAAATAGAACCGATACAGCAACCAGGGAAACAGGATGGAGGTGTCGTTGACGTAGACGAACACCTCGCCATCGCTGCGTGCGGTGAACTTGGCTGTCCAGCGGCTGCTGCCGGGCGTTTCCTGCCGGAAAACGGGGAGATGCTCCTCCAGCCCCGTGCTGCCCACCCGCACGATGGGTGCGAACCAGTTCGACCAGATCAGCCGCTTGAACGGGACGCCCGGCAGTTGCGTCCAGGTGCCGTAACCAAAGCCGGCCGGGCTCGCGGCGATGCCGCCGTCGCTCCATGCCTCGCCGACATCGAGCGTGATCTGATACGTCTCGTCCTGGGCCACGCTGAGCCCGGTCGGATAGCAATGATGGCGCGTCTCGAACACTGGCCGGACGCTTCCTCCATGGTATGCGCCGATCTCCGTCTCGTCGACCTCGGTCGGCCTGAGCGTATCCTTGCAGAACAGGCCGGCCGTGTTGGCCGCACCGAACGCCAGCCACCAGAACAGCCAGAACATGATGGCGGTTGGGAATATCCACGTCTTCAGCACGTAGAAGCCGGCGATGTACCAGCCCTGCCGCCGCAGCGAATAGACGGTTGAGCGCCAGCCGGTCACCGGCTTGTGCCGCGAGGGATCGTTCCAGGCGATGCGTGCGGCGTCGCGGATCGTCTGCTGCAGCGAGGTGCCCCACAGGGTCAGGCCGATGGCAGCGGCCGCGCCGACGACCAGCAGACCGGGCGAATCCCGAAACGCGACGAACCATGGGTCGAGAATTTTCGGCAGGAAGGCCGCGGCTCCGTTGACCACCGGATTGACCAGCCCGTGCAAGGGCTCATAGAGCACGCGCGGCCAATAGATGACGAGATACGGGATCGCCACAACGAACAGCAGCGCGAACATGGTGGCGAAATACACCACGCGGCGCAGCCACACCCAGTTCCACACGTCGTCCTGGACGCGGGTCCGCACATGCCCCTTGTCGAGCGGATGCGGCGCATCGACCGGGGTATCGGTCGCGTCGGTGACGCGATAGGTGGCGGGTATGACCACAGGTGCATAACGATCCGGGCCCGACCGGATGCGCTCGAACACGGTGCGGTGGATAGTCGGCTTCACCGGCGGCAACGGCGGCTGCAGGCTCGGATGCAAATCAACGCCAAGGAGTTCGGTCTGCGGCTTGAAAGGCGAATGAAGCAGCCACTTGATGCGACGGACATCGTAGCGGAGCGACAATCGATAGGGCGGCGCGTCATAGATCTCGCGCAGATTGCGCGGCTTGTAGCGGTAATAGGCCGCAAGCCCCTTGCGGGAGTCGTTGAGCTTGTCGAGCGGATCGATCTCGGGGTCGTAGAGCAGGCTGCGCCGCTCGTCGAGATAGACGAGACCATAGGCCTCGGCCCGGTCCAGCATCCAGTCGAGCGCCACATAGGACAGGCCGTCCTGCGGATAGCCGCCGCCGATGTCGGAATGCACGCCGGTGAACCACATCTGGCTGATGCGCTCGCGGTCGCGAGGCGGCAGGTCGGTGCGCAGATGCGGCGGCGGGTCGGCGAGTTTCGCAGCCTCGCTGCGCGGATCGTGATCGATGCCGAACAGCCAGTCCTTCTTGTCGCTCCGGCCCGGAACGGCCTCGTCCCGTCCCCACACATAGCGCTCGTCCCAGATCACCGGGCGGAAGGCGTCGCGCTCCTCCTCGATCGCGAGCGCGTGGCAGGCGCGATGGATCTTCGAACTCATGAACTGGTCCGGCATCGACAGCGGCCAGATCCAATAGTCGATGGCCCGGGTCATCTCCTCGATCGGGCCGCCATAGGCGTCGACGGTGTCCCAGATGCCGACGAAATGCACGCTCTCGACCTCGACCGCGGGCGGGGCCTCGGGCGCCACGCCCTGCACTCTGCGCAGCGTCCTGATTCCCCAGTCGCGCCATCCGCGCAGGTCCAGGCCGATCTTGCCGAGATATCTGAGAATTCCGGTATTGTAGCGACGCCGGTAGCGGCGATAGGCGTCGGCGGCAAAGCGGGCGAGATCCGCTTCATTGTCGCGGTAGGCGACGAGCCCCTGCCCCGCGATCATGGCCGCCACGATACGGATGGTGAAGGCGCCGCGGCTGAAACCGAAGCAGTAGATGCGGTCGCCGCGCTTGTAGTTGCGGCAGCAGAAGCTGTAGATCGCGATCACGTTTCGCTTCAGGCCAAAGCCGAAGATGCCGCCGAGCGCCGCGAACAGCTTGAACGACGAGGTGCCGACGCCATCGTCGTAGAAGGCGATCTGCCGGCTTGGATCGCGGAGATCCAGGACCTGAAACAGGCGCCACACATTGGTCTTGAACACGGCCTTGGCGCTGTTGCCGGTCCCGTCCGACAGCAGGACGATATTCCTTGGACGCGTGCTGCCTGGCTGAGTGTTGCTTGGCTGAGTGTTGCTTGGATGAGTGTTTGACATGAGGCCCCCCGACCATGATGCCGGGAGAGAGCTTGATCCTCAATTGCACGAAAATCAAGGCGCAATCGGTGCGCGAATATCGGTGAGCGACCGGTTAGCTCGCCGCACCTCGCATCATCCGTAGCACGACATCGTCACGCTTGATGCGATGTTCACAGAACCCATCTGCGATTGCGCATGGGCGGACTGCCTCGGTCCGGTGCGAACTCTTCCGAGAGGCAGCGAACCTTTTCGAGGCGCTTCGGTATGGCGCGAGAATGGAATCCTTCGAAACCGACGAGGACACATCTGCGCCGTCTGGTGGTCATCGACTTGTGAGCCGACAGCGGCAACGACATCCATTATGGACCTCACATTGCGCCCGACGATGGAGACCTGCGTGCCGCCGATCGAGACCACCTATGATCCTCTGCTGCGACGGATTCACTGGGCGACCGCTTTGCTCTTCATCACGGCCATGCTGATCGGGCTCTATTGCGGCCTGCAGCCGGCAGGCACATCGCCGCGGCGTGAACTGCTCGAGATTCACAAATCGATCGGCGTCACGCTGTTTCTGCTGGCGATCCTCCGCCTGATCGTGCGCGCGACGACGACCGCCCCGCCCGCTCCTGCGACCTTCGGCTCGCTCGTCCGCGCGCTGTCGCAGCTCAATCATTGGGCGCTCTACGCGCTGCTGCTGGTCATGCCCGTCACCGGCTACATGTTCTCGTCGGCCGGTGGC
Protein-coding sequences here:
- a CDS encoding cytochrome b — its product is MDLTLRPTMETCVPPIETTYDPLLRRIHWATALLFITAMLIGLYCGLQPAGTSPRRELLEIHKSIGVTLFLLAILRLIVRATTTAPPAPATFGSLVRALSQLNHWALYALLLVMPVTGYMFSSAGGYSLRYFWTFSWPRLFAGDKAIAQAGEITHDTLAYVVYLVVGLHVAATLWHEFVKKDETLARMWPRRALRSPDER
- a CDS encoding DUF2235 domain-containing protein translates to MSNTHPSNTQPSNTQPGSTRPRNIVLLSDGTGNSAKAVFKTNVWRLFQVLDLRDPSRQIAFYDDGVGTSSFKLFAALGGIFGFGLKRNVIAIYSFCCRNYKRGDRIYCFGFSRGAFTIRIVAAMIAGQGLVAYRDNEADLARFAADAYRRYRRRYNTGILRYLGKIGLDLRGWRDWGIRTLRRVQGVAPEAPPAVEVESVHFVGIWDTVDAYGGPIEEMTRAIDYWIWPLSMPDQFMSSKIHRACHALAIEEERDAFRPVIWDERYVWGRDEAVPGRSDKKDWLFGIDHDPRSEAAKLADPPPHLRTDLPPRDRERISQMWFTGVHSDIGGGYPQDGLSYVALDWMLDRAEAYGLVYLDERRSLLYDPEIDPLDKLNDSRKGLAAYYRYKPRNLREIYDAPPYRLSLRYDVRRIKWLLHSPFKPQTELLGVDLHPSLQPPLPPVKPTIHRTVFERIRSGPDRYAPVVIPATYRVTDATDTPVDAPHPLDKGHVRTRVQDDVWNWVWLRRVVYFATMFALLFVVAIPYLVIYWPRVLYEPLHGLVNPVVNGAAAFLPKILDPWFVAFRDSPGLLVVGAAAAIGLTLWGTSLQQTIRDAARIAWNDPSRHKPVTGWRSTVYSLRRQGWYIAGFYVLKTWIFPTAIMFWLFWWLAFGAANTAGLFCKDTLRPTEVDETEIGAYHGGSVRPVFETRHHCYPTGLSVAQDETYQITLDVGEAWSDGGIAASPAGFGYGTWTQLPGVPFKRLIWSNWFAPIVRVGSTGLEEHLPVFRQETPGSSRWTAKFTARSDGEVFVYVNDTSILFPWLLYRFYFNNKGNAAVSLKKL
- the purB gene encoding adenylosuccinate lyase, with protein sequence MIPRYSRPEMASIWEPQTRFKIWFEIEAHAADALAELGTIPKDAAKTIWAKAKNATFDVARIDEIERETKHDVIAFLTHLAEIVGPEARFVHQGMTSSDVLDTCLNVQLTRAADLLLADLDRVLAALKTRAFEHKMTPTIGRSHGIHAEPVTFGLKLAYAYAEFGRARERLVAARKEIATCAISGAVGTFAQIDPRVEEHVAKAMGLSPEPISTQVIPRDRHAMFFATLGVIASSVERLATEVRHLQRTEVLEAEEFFSEGQKGSSAMPHKRNPVLSENLTGLARMVRAYVTPAMENVVLWHERDISHSSVERMIGPDATVTLDFALVRLAGLIEKLLVYPANMAKNLDRLGGLVHSQRVLIALTQKGASREDSYKLVQRNAMPVWRGEGDFRTLLKADTEVKKYLTDAEIDEQFDLGYHLKHVDTIFKRVFG